A window of Brachybacterium fresconis contains these coding sequences:
- a CDS encoding carbohydrate ABC transporter permease: MSEPGPDRAPGDSATSSRSRPSLLRRLRRDWWIYLFLLPTILGYGAYTVYPLVASWWFALLDWPGFAAVGTFTGLDNFARLMGDDLFWNAFGNSLIFLVCAVPLRVGIALILAILLNRRATPFKGFLRTLFFLPVVTTGAIIGVVFTLLLDAGGPISLAMVASGLLDSPANFVADTGTSLFAGVAVWVWKWLGITMIYWLAALQTIPDEVREAAMIDGAGPVREFWHVTLPLLIPFLVIITLIDTVGALNVFDLMYTMTGGGPSFSSEVIEIFIYRTAFGATVPQLGYASAAAVLFGLLTMGLAVAQAVGVRWARRATGAMT; this comes from the coding sequence GTGAGCGAGCCAGGACCGGACCGCGCACCCGGTGACTCCGCCACGAGCTCCCGCTCTCGCCCGTCGCTGCTGCGGCGACTGCGTCGGGACTGGTGGATCTACCTGTTCCTGCTGCCCACGATCCTCGGCTACGGGGCGTACACGGTGTACCCGCTGGTGGCCTCCTGGTGGTTCGCGCTGCTGGACTGGCCGGGATTCGCCGCCGTCGGCACCTTCACCGGACTGGACAACTTCGCGCGGCTGATGGGCGACGACCTCTTCTGGAACGCCTTCGGCAACTCCCTGATCTTCCTGGTCTGCGCGGTCCCGCTGCGGGTGGGGATCGCGCTGATCCTGGCGATTCTGCTGAATCGCCGCGCGACCCCGTTCAAGGGGTTCCTGCGGACTCTTTTCTTCCTGCCGGTGGTGACCACCGGCGCGATCATCGGCGTGGTGTTCACCCTGCTGCTGGACGCCGGCGGACCGATCAGCCTCGCGATGGTGGCCTCCGGGCTGCTGGATTCGCCCGCGAACTTCGTCGCCGACACCGGCACCTCGCTCTTCGCCGGCGTGGCCGTGTGGGTCTGGAAATGGCTGGGCATCACGATGATCTACTGGCTGGCCGCCCTGCAGACCATCCCCGATGAGGTGCGCGAGGCCGCCATGATCGACGGCGCCGGCCCGGTGCGCGAGTTCTGGCACGTCACCCTGCCGCTGCTGATCCCGTTCCTGGTCATCATCACCTTGATCGACACCGTCGGCGCCCTGAACGTCTTCGATCTGATGTACACCATGACCGGCGGCGGACCGTCATTCTCCTCCGAGGTGATCGAGATCTTCATCTACCGCACCGCCTTCGGAGCGACCGTGCCCCAGCTCGGCTACGCCTCCGCGGCCGCCGTGCTGTTCGGACTGCTGACGATGGGGCTGGCCGTCGCCCAGGCCGTCGGGGTCCGGTGGGCCCGCCGCGCGACAGGAGCGATGACATGA
- a CDS encoding ABC transporter substrate-binding protein produces the protein MGSQRSTTTSPSSIGRRTVLGASGAGAVAAALAACTGGGQSAQEAGGGGGGDGTLQWWDQFRPLTDTFEQDLFGPFMEENPEITVKRRQLAAADLGQALQIASRSDQLPDVHSLAGLDSSPAALVSDDWFQPIGEYADFESSEIADQLYDGIQRFDDELYTVPMFSGRWHENVPWFNTALMEKAGIDPEGEGPATWDELRDVTRRVMGGADTEGIFIPGQDPAYLNQLVTRLAQTAGAPGTIDWATGEYVQDSQPFLDVFEFLQSLLQDGLIHPSSPSMNPRDARARWAAGEGAIYPWGAWFIGGLSVEEPEAVERGISCWHLPGPEAERNPIYSGPSGGTFWVSADAREPEAAGQLLHRLTTRDFQMALAAAMDQPPALLDVIEEADVHPAYARCVSFFQDDVLISPVPESGTPGAWRVAAEMRDIRPDVGDLLQSMLAGESVDVAGELTRFTDELSKERDRAIEAVQDETDVDLGAWVFENWDPSRDYERTDYDAR, from the coding sequence ATGGGTTCACAGCGCAGCACCACCACATCCCCGTCCAGCATTGGCCGCCGCACGGTGCTCGGTGCGTCCGGTGCCGGAGCCGTGGCCGCCGCCCTGGCCGCCTGCACCGGCGGCGGGCAGTCCGCCCAGGAGGCAGGCGGCGGGGGCGGAGGAGACGGCACCCTGCAGTGGTGGGACCAGTTCCGTCCGCTGACCGATACCTTCGAGCAGGACCTGTTCGGGCCGTTCATGGAGGAGAACCCGGAGATCACCGTCAAGCGGCGCCAGCTCGCGGCGGCGGACCTCGGACAGGCCCTGCAGATCGCCAGCCGCAGTGACCAGCTGCCGGACGTCCACTCGCTGGCCGGGCTGGACTCCTCACCTGCGGCGCTGGTCAGCGACGACTGGTTCCAGCCCATCGGCGAGTACGCCGACTTCGAATCCAGCGAGATCGCCGACCAGCTCTACGACGGCATCCAGCGGTTCGACGACGAGCTGTACACCGTGCCCATGTTCTCCGGCAGGTGGCACGAGAACGTTCCCTGGTTCAACACCGCCCTGATGGAGAAGGCGGGGATCGATCCGGAGGGCGAGGGACCGGCCACCTGGGACGAGCTGCGCGACGTCACGCGCCGGGTCATGGGCGGGGCCGATACCGAGGGCATCTTCATCCCCGGTCAGGACCCGGCCTACCTCAACCAGCTCGTGACCCGCCTGGCCCAGACCGCCGGCGCTCCCGGGACCATCGACTGGGCCACCGGCGAGTACGTGCAGGATTCCCAGCCGTTCCTCGACGTCTTCGAGTTCCTGCAGTCCCTGCTCCAGGACGGCCTGATCCACCCCTCCTCGCCCTCGATGAACCCGCGCGACGCCCGGGCCCGATGGGCCGCGGGGGAGGGGGCGATCTACCCGTGGGGCGCCTGGTTCATCGGGGGGCTCTCGGTCGAGGAGCCCGAGGCCGTCGAGCGCGGCATCTCCTGCTGGCACCTGCCCGGACCCGAGGCCGAGCGCAACCCGATCTACTCCGGACCCTCCGGCGGGACCTTCTGGGTCTCCGCGGACGCCCGGGAGCCGGAAGCCGCCGGGCAGCTGCTGCATCGGCTGACCACCCGTGACTTCCAGATGGCGCTGGCTGCAGCGATGGATCAGCCGCCGGCGCTGCTGGACGTGATCGAGGAGGCCGACGTGCACCCCGCCTACGCCCGGTGCGTGTCCTTTTTCCAGGACGACGTCCTGATCTCCCCTGTTCCCGAGTCCGGTACCCCGGGCGCGTGGCGGGTGGCCGCCGAGATGCGGGACATCCGCCCGGACGTCGGAGATCTGCTCCAGTCGATGCTGGCCGGCGAATCGGTCGACGTCGCCGGGGAGCTGACCCGCTTCACCGACGAGCTGAGCAAGGAGCGGGACCGCGCCATCGAGGCCGTCCAGGACGAGACCGATGTCGACCTCGGCGCCTGGGTCTTCGAGAACTGGGATCCCAGCCGCGACTACGAGCGGACGGACTATGACGCACGCTGA
- a CDS encoding DEAD/DEAH box helicase → MSSLQHPSHPLALAGSDDPSELLRVTEAWHRQGPNTAGLTAAARERADQHLAAGQVPLLVGIEGRFLLFEFPDGATVHTDQRFFVRGADRCSCGERECRHQLAALRALGQNRFRRSWRSTPVLASADAAGASAAKPVVTGLVLSWDPDSRPRGREAIVLRPSRRTVKGTWHRTLTWDAIGDGIAWLPIVQQNVLRMLDRWRWPHRAGIRLEDHGAELWTLVDSARSAGFEIDADGDLHLADQEIGVDLDLERAPGGLVLRAAPSWDEGAAPTAWSLLGEPAHTILAEHADGVVLHRLTQDVDALALLGAGEVWIPDADLPEFSRTALPRLTTRPAVHLLGTESDLAAPGPPAIRWELVELEDHDWLDLDGTVTVGDEQMPLAVLIQALRSGQRYLAAGGLYIDLDTEEMHRLRRLLETAAALPDEERIRISRHDLDTWEQLSALDGIEADGDRWRTLLRGIRPVDLSDEMLDEAVDAELRPYQLEGYRWLSARWDAGLGGVLADDMGLGKTLQLLAAIRRHRRTDHRPVLVAAPRSVLGTWEQQAAQFVPDLRIRVITSRLTAALEADEADLVVVSHQLLRLDSERYQEVSWAALVLDEAQAAKNPSSQLHRALRAQHRDVTFVVTGTPVQNSLQDLWALIALAAPGLLPPLPEFTVSWRRPIERGSAPELLATLRRRIAPILLRRTKDLVARDLPPKLETTRSLQLAPAHVTRYTTALNKERQRVLGLLDDPERNRVEILAALTRLRLLATDPGTLEAPSAKVCELIDRLEELTGAGHRALVFSQFTSHLRTIREILEQRGITTAYLDGSTVARETVIDDFRTGEQHAFLISLAAGGSGLTLVEADYVFLLDPWWNPAVEEQAIDRTHRIGQDSAVSVYRLVSAETIEEKVLALQESKRALISSVMDPDADITTALDAAQIRELITA, encoded by the coding sequence ATGAGCAGCCTCCAGCACCCGTCGCACCCCCTGGCGCTCGCCGGCAGCGACGACCCGTCCGAGCTGCTGCGCGTCACGGAGGCCTGGCATCGGCAGGGTCCGAACACCGCGGGGCTGACGGCCGCGGCCCGGGAGCGGGCGGACCAGCACCTCGCCGCGGGTCAGGTGCCGCTCCTGGTCGGCATCGAGGGCCGTTTCCTGCTGTTCGAGTTCCCCGACGGCGCCACGGTCCACACCGACCAGCGCTTCTTCGTGCGGGGCGCCGACCGATGCTCCTGCGGCGAGCGCGAGTGCCGTCACCAGCTCGCGGCGCTGCGAGCTCTGGGCCAGAACCGCTTCCGCCGCTCCTGGCGCAGCACCCCGGTCCTCGCATCGGCCGACGCGGCGGGGGCGTCGGCTGCCAAGCCCGTCGTCACCGGCCTGGTGCTCTCGTGGGACCCCGACTCCAGGCCGCGGGGGAGGGAGGCGATCGTGCTGCGGCCGTCCCGTCGCACCGTCAAGGGCACCTGGCACCGCACCCTGACCTGGGACGCCATCGGTGATGGCATCGCATGGCTCCCCATCGTGCAGCAGAATGTGCTGCGCATGCTGGACCGCTGGCGATGGCCGCATCGCGCCGGGATCCGCCTCGAGGACCACGGGGCGGAGCTGTGGACCCTCGTGGACTCCGCGCGCAGCGCCGGGTTCGAGATCGACGCCGACGGCGACCTGCACCTCGCCGATCAGGAGATCGGGGTCGACCTCGACCTCGAGCGGGCCCCGGGCGGCCTCGTCCTGCGCGCAGCGCCGTCCTGGGACGAGGGGGCCGCCCCGACGGCCTGGTCCCTGCTGGGCGAGCCCGCCCACACGATCCTGGCCGAGCACGCCGACGGCGTCGTGCTGCACCGCCTCACGCAGGATGTCGACGCCCTCGCCCTGCTCGGCGCCGGGGAGGTGTGGATCCCGGACGCCGATCTCCCGGAGTTCTCCCGCACCGCGCTCCCGCGGCTGACCACCCGGCCCGCTGTGCACCTGCTCGGGACGGAGTCCGACCTCGCCGCGCCGGGACCTCCGGCCATCCGCTGGGAGCTCGTCGAGCTCGAGGACCACGATTGGCTGGACCTGGACGGGACCGTCACGGTCGGCGATGAGCAGATGCCGCTGGCCGTGCTCATCCAGGCTCTGCGCTCCGGGCAGCGCTACCTCGCCGCCGGCGGACTGTACATCGACCTGGACACCGAGGAGATGCACCGGCTGCGCAGGCTGCTGGAGACCGCGGCCGCCCTCCCGGACGAGGAGCGGATCCGCATCAGCCGTCACGACCTCGACACCTGGGAACAGCTCTCCGCCCTCGACGGGATCGAGGCCGACGGCGACCGATGGCGAACCCTGCTGCGCGGCATCCGCCCCGTGGACCTGTCCGACGAGATGCTCGATGAGGCGGTCGACGCGGAGCTGCGGCCCTACCAGCTGGAGGGCTACCGCTGGCTGAGCGCCCGCTGGGACGCCGGCCTGGGCGGCGTCCTCGCCGACGACATGGGGCTGGGCAAGACCCTCCAGCTGCTGGCCGCCATCCGCCGCCACCGCCGCACCGATCACCGCCCGGTGCTCGTCGCCGCCCCGCGCTCCGTGCTCGGCACCTGGGAGCAGCAGGCCGCGCAGTTCGTACCCGATCTCCGGATCCGGGTCATCACCAGCCGGCTCACCGCCGCTCTCGAGGCCGACGAGGCCGACCTCGTCGTCGTCTCCCACCAGCTGCTGCGTCTGGACTCCGAGCGGTACCAGGAGGTCAGCTGGGCCGCGCTCGTCCTCGATGAGGCACAGGCCGCGAAGAACCCTTCTTCCCAGCTGCACCGGGCCTTGCGCGCCCAGCATCGGGACGTCACCTTCGTCGTCACCGGCACCCCGGTCCAGAACTCCCTGCAGGACCTGTGGGCGCTCATCGCTCTGGCCGCCCCGGGCCTGCTGCCGCCGCTGCCGGAGTTCACGGTCTCCTGGCGCCGGCCCATCGAACGGGGCAGCGCCCCGGAGCTGCTCGCGACGCTGCGGCGGCGTATCGCCCCGATCCTGCTGCGACGGACCAAGGACCTCGTCGCCCGCGACCTGCCGCCCAAGCTCGAGACCACGCGCTCCCTCCAGCTCGCCCCCGCCCATGTCACCCGCTACACGACGGCGCTGAACAAGGAGCGCCAGCGGGTGCTCGGCCTGCTCGATGACCCCGAGCGCAACCGCGTCGAGATCCTGGCGGCGCTGACCCGTCTGCGCCTGCTCGCCACCGACCCCGGGACCCTCGAGGCGCCCTCGGCGAAGGTGTGCGAGCTGATCGACCGGCTCGAGGAGCTCACCGGAGCCGGCCACCGCGCACTCGTGTTCAGCCAGTTCACCAGCCACCTGCGCACCATCCGCGAGATCCTCGAGCAGCGCGGCATCACCACCGCCTACCTCGACGGCTCCACCGTTGCCCGCGAGACGGTCATCGACGACTTCCGCACCGGGGAACAGCACGCCTTCCTCATCAGCCTCGCAGCCGGCGGCTCCGGGCTGACGCTCGTCGAGGCCGACTACGTGTTCCTCCTGGACCCCTGGTGGAACCCCGCCGTCGAGGAACAGGCGATCGACCGCACCCACCGCATCGGCCAGGACTCCGCGGTGAGCGTGTACCGCCTGGTCTCCGCCGAGACCATCGAGGAGAAGGTCCTCGCGCTGCAGGAGTCCAAACGTGCCCTGATCTCCTCGGTGATGGACCCCGACGCCGATATCACGACCGCCCTGGACGCGGCGCAGATCCGGGAGCTGATCACCGCGTAG
- a CDS encoding sulfatase-like hydrolase/transferase, translated as MEQPNILLLCTDQQRYDAVGASGNPHIDTPHLDRLAADGVLFENCYVQSPVCGPSRASLMTGRYVPSHGLYANGVDLPAHERLFTRDLADAGYDCGLVGKLHLGACAGGRSEPRTDDGLRVFRWAHDPYPGSSENAYHRWLRARYPELYEEAVGPGGRGFDALPTRAHYSHWIGQETIDFLRRDRVADAPFFVAANFFDPHHGFGAPQEYLDRYPLQDVPGPVTVEGELENKPPIQAEASERSYAGAAKGYAEYSAAELQEARRAYCAMVSLVDDEVGRILEALEEAGLARNTIVVFTSDHGEMLGDHQLMLKGPFMYDCAVKVPLIVRWPGVSQPGSRRQELVQWVDLAPTFLGAAGIPTPDAVQGESLEPLIRGADVPWRQWALCHYRNSGNPYPDPAHVTMLRHGRYKLVVHHGSPASGRERTGELYDLETDPQELTNLWDEAGQRETRMRLQETLLDVEVATEDRSADRVAVW; from the coding sequence ATGGAGCAGCCGAACATCCTGCTGCTGTGCACCGACCAGCAGCGGTACGACGCCGTGGGCGCCTCCGGCAATCCCCACATCGACACCCCGCACCTGGACCGGCTCGCCGCCGACGGGGTGCTGTTCGAGAACTGCTATGTGCAGTCCCCGGTGTGCGGACCGTCCCGCGCGAGCCTGATGACGGGACGCTACGTCCCCTCGCACGGTCTGTACGCCAACGGGGTGGATCTTCCCGCGCACGAACGGCTGTTCACCCGGGACCTGGCCGATGCCGGCTACGACTGCGGTCTCGTCGGCAAACTGCACCTCGGCGCCTGCGCCGGCGGCCGCAGCGAGCCCCGGACCGACGACGGCCTGCGCGTCTTCCGCTGGGCCCACGACCCCTACCCGGGATCCTCGGAGAACGCGTACCACCGCTGGCTGCGGGCCCGGTACCCCGAGCTGTACGAGGAAGCCGTCGGGCCCGGCGGGCGCGGTTTCGACGCTCTCCCCACCCGGGCACACTACAGCCACTGGATCGGGCAGGAGACGATCGACTTCCTGCGCCGCGACCGGGTGGCCGACGCCCCGTTCTTCGTCGCGGCGAACTTCTTCGACCCCCACCACGGATTCGGTGCCCCGCAGGAGTACCTGGACCGCTACCCGCTCCAGGACGTCCCGGGTCCGGTGACGGTCGAGGGGGAGCTGGAGAACAAGCCGCCGATCCAGGCCGAGGCGTCCGAGAGGTCCTACGCCGGGGCGGCGAAGGGGTACGCCGAGTACTCCGCCGCAGAGCTGCAGGAGGCACGCCGCGCCTACTGCGCGATGGTCTCGCTGGTGGACGATGAAGTCGGCCGCATCCTCGAGGCCCTCGAGGAGGCGGGACTCGCCCGGAACACGATCGTGGTCTTCACCAGCGACCACGGCGAGATGCTGGGCGACCACCAGCTGATGCTCAAGGGACCGTTCATGTACGACTGCGCGGTCAAGGTACCGCTGATCGTGCGCTGGCCCGGCGTCTCGCAGCCGGGTTCCCGTCGGCAGGAGCTCGTGCAATGGGTGGATCTGGCGCCGACGTTCCTCGGCGCGGCAGGCATCCCGACCCCGGATGCGGTGCAGGGGGAGAGCCTGGAACCGCTGATCCGCGGAGCGGACGTCCCGTGGCGCCAGTGGGCCCTGTGCCACTACCGCAACAGCGGCAACCCCTATCCCGACCCCGCGCACGTGACCATGCTGCGCCACGGCCGGTACAAGCTCGTCGTCCACCACGGATCCCCGGCGAGCGGGAGGGAACGGACCGGGGAGCTCTACGACCTGGAGACCGACCCGCAGGAGCTCACGAACCTCTGGGACGAGGCGGGGCAGCGCGAGACACGGATGCGGCTGCAGGAGACGCTGCTCGATGTCGAGGTCGCGACCGAGGACCGCAGCGCCGACAGGGTCGCCGTGTGGTGA
- a CDS encoding carbohydrate ABC transporter permease yields MTAPGSLDRAPETGTTRRPVGGGPQRHELARVRRARRWQAIRARPGNLLIFLGLLILAALWIYPFIWLISASLKTPGEVFGSGLGLIPETPMWENYSRAWTTVGFDKYFLNTIIITAGTVLLIVVRSALAGYVLGRYSFAGKKLLIIIFLITFFLPEGYTIIPVVQLTDQMGLLNTHLGVILGLGAGGQIASTLLYAGYFRGLPKELEECARLDGAGHFRIFFQVMLPLAWPITATVVILTFLFAWNNYLLPLVFTLSEPGLRTLAVGMTAFVGEYGTDWPGMAAAAMLSLVPVMIVFVALQSKFVDSIAGAVKQ; encoded by the coding sequence ATGACCGCCCCCGGCTCTCTCGACCGGGCCCCCGAGACCGGCACGACCCGTCGGCCCGTCGGCGGTGGACCGCAGCGTCACGAGCTCGCGCGCGTGCGCCGGGCACGGCGCTGGCAGGCGATCCGCGCCCGGCCCGGCAACCTCCTGATCTTCCTGGGCCTGCTGATCCTGGCCGCCCTGTGGATCTACCCCTTCATCTGGCTGATCTCGGCCTCGCTGAAGACTCCCGGCGAGGTCTTCGGATCCGGCCTCGGGCTGATCCCGGAGACGCCGATGTGGGAGAACTACTCCCGCGCCTGGACCACTGTCGGCTTCGACAAGTACTTCCTGAACACCATCATCATCACCGCCGGCACGGTGCTGCTGATCGTCGTGCGCAGCGCCCTGGCCGGCTATGTGCTGGGCCGCTACTCCTTCGCCGGGAAGAAGCTGCTGATCATCATCTTCCTGATCACCTTCTTCCTGCCGGAGGGATACACCATCATCCCGGTGGTGCAGCTGACCGACCAGATGGGTCTGCTCAACACCCACCTGGGCGTGATCCTGGGCCTCGGTGCCGGAGGACAGATCGCCTCGACCCTGCTGTATGCCGGCTACTTCCGGGGCCTGCCCAAGGAGCTCGAGGAGTGCGCCCGCCTCGACGGCGCGGGTCACTTCCGGATCTTCTTCCAGGTGATGCTGCCGCTGGCCTGGCCGATCACCGCGACCGTGGTGATCCTGACGTTCCTGTTCGCCTGGAACAACTACCTGCTCCCGCTGGTCTTCACCCTCAGCGAGCCGGGTCTGCGCACCCTCGCCGTCGGCATGACGGCCTTCGTCGGCGAGTACGGGACCGACTGGCCCGGCATGGCCGCAGCGGCCATGCTCTCCCTGGTGCCGGTGATGATCGTGTTCGTCGCCCTGCAGAGCAAGTTCGTCGACTCCATCGCCGGAGCGGTGAAGCAATGA
- a CDS encoding sulfatase-like hydrolase/transferase produces MTRGTNMLFLMTDQHRVDTLGCYGNPIVHTPHLDAIAAAGTRLDAHFTPSAICTPARASLLTGVLPFRHKLLANYERNVGYAEELSDEFTPFSRRLRDAGYNVGLEGKWHVGKKRGPGEFGFDGPHYPGWHNPIAHPQYRAWLAERGLPEPAVSQEVRGTFPNGEPGNLLAGTLNQPADATFEHFLTDRTIAWLEQYGADYHRQGRPFFMATHFFGPHLPYLLPREYLEMYDPGAIQLPASAAETFEGKPLVQQRYSEHWTHDTLDPETRRWLIAAYWGYVTLIDEQVGRLVETLERLDLWDSTAVSFSADHGEFTGAHRLHDKGPAMYDDIYRIPGLLRVPGDPVGVESEDFTSLVDLTATILDLAGVEPDPEADGLSLLPITRGQTPTDWRQDITAEFHGHHFPYPQRMLRTPSHKLIVNPESVNELYDLVADPDELHNRYLDPAYREVRDDLLHRLYEQLRVRGDNFHHWMTSMYPVGGKGYDTSLSDFEGELHQEASAADRAQ; encoded by the coding sequence ATGACCCGCGGCACCAACATGCTGTTCCTGATGACGGATCAACATCGCGTGGACACTCTGGGCTGCTACGGCAATCCCATCGTGCACACGCCACACCTCGACGCCATCGCGGCCGCCGGCACCCGGCTCGACGCCCATTTCACCCCCTCGGCGATCTGCACCCCTGCCCGGGCGAGCCTGCTGACCGGCGTGCTGCCGTTCCGCCACAAGCTGCTGGCCAACTACGAGCGCAACGTCGGGTACGCGGAGGAACTCTCGGACGAGTTCACCCCGTTCTCCCGCCGCCTGCGGGACGCCGGTTACAACGTCGGCCTGGAGGGCAAGTGGCACGTCGGCAAGAAGCGTGGGCCGGGCGAGTTCGGATTCGACGGTCCGCACTATCCGGGCTGGCACAATCCGATCGCTCATCCCCAGTACCGGGCCTGGCTGGCTGAGCGAGGTCTGCCCGAGCCCGCCGTGTCCCAGGAGGTGCGCGGCACCTTCCCCAACGGGGAGCCCGGCAACCTTCTGGCCGGCACCCTGAACCAGCCGGCCGACGCCACGTTCGAGCACTTTCTGACCGATCGCACGATCGCCTGGCTCGAGCAGTACGGAGCGGACTACCACCGACAGGGCCGCCCGTTCTTCATGGCCACCCACTTCTTCGGGCCGCACCTGCCCTACCTGCTGCCGCGCGAGTACCTCGAGATGTACGACCCGGGCGCGATCCAGCTGCCCGCCTCGGCGGCCGAGACCTTCGAGGGAAAGCCTCTCGTCCAGCAGCGATACAGTGAGCACTGGACCCACGACACCTTGGATCCGGAGACCCGTCGCTGGCTGATCGCCGCGTACTGGGGGTACGTGACGCTCATCGACGAGCAGGTGGGCCGCCTGGTCGAGACCCTGGAGCGGCTGGACCTGTGGGACTCCACGGCGGTCTCCTTCTCCGCCGACCATGGCGAGTTCACCGGGGCCCACCGTCTGCACGACAAGGGTCCGGCGATGTACGACGACATCTACCGCATTCCCGGTCTGCTGCGAGTCCCGGGAGACCCGGTCGGGGTCGAGTCCGAGGACTTCACCAGCCTGGTCGACCTCACGGCCACGATCCTCGACCTCGCGGGGGTGGAGCCCGATCCGGAGGCCGATGGACTCAGCCTGCTGCCGATCACGCGGGGCCAGACGCCGACCGACTGGCGACAGGACATCACTGCGGAGTTCCACGGGCACCACTTCCCCTACCCCCAGCGGATGCTGCGCACCCCCTCGCACAAGCTGATCGTGAACCCGGAGAGCGTCAATGAGCTCTACGACCTGGTTGCCGATCCGGACGAGCTCCACAACCGGTATCTCGATCCGGCGTACCGGGAGGTCCGCGACGACCTGCTGCATCGGCTGTACGAGCAGCTGCGCGTGCGCGGCGACAACTTCCATCACTGGATGACCTCGATGTACCCGGTCGGCGGCAAGGGCTATGACACCTCGCTGAGCGACTTCGAAGGAGAGCTCCACCAGGAGGCGTCGGCGGCCGACCGCGCACAATAG
- a CDS encoding alpha-L-arabinofuranosidase C-terminal domain-containing protein — MTDPSTPSAAHHVGHDRVLQEAHVRIDTRRPLGTVSDDIYGHFLESAFFGNIEGGVFDEGSELSRTGSGHLDGMRSDVLELVKDLRPGAIRWPGGNFTSAYHWEDGIGPRDQRPARRELAWGEIETNRFGTDEFLAWCEAVGADAYLAHSARDVDEAVRWVDYTNGRGDTAMARARRANGREDPWRVRYWGVGNEVYGPWQMGHRGAERYAEDAAEHARFMRAVDPGIELVGVGIPWDQERWTTPLLAKAGRFLDHLSLHHYGASNHLITGDDYDDVVAQSLFFEREISRYSQLVTDISARVGLDRVPQLVIDEWNMRHLEPASWPEPQAGADGGIAERDTPAVDGLPQHTRVSRYSPRTLGDAVFSAGVFQAIHRSVGDASAVTMANPVNLLNANGIVVARPEGAFGSTLYHVWHLYRHHTGRTVLPATVDGPARSTNVRLGDSRDPEGNQPTSPMTVPYLDVVATRADDGSIRLVVVNRHRSQSIRLRPVLDGSADATPSRARIRSLGGDVTDLNASNSLSAPETVAVRDLGDVEADGGAWVVPPHSVSVLTLAGARA; from the coding sequence ATGACCGACCCGTCCACCCCGAGCGCCGCCCACCACGTCGGCCACGACCGCGTCCTGCAGGAGGCCCACGTCCGGATCGACACCCGACGCCCGCTGGGCACCGTCAGCGACGACATCTACGGCCACTTCCTCGAATCCGCCTTCTTCGGCAACATCGAAGGCGGCGTGTTCGACGAGGGCTCCGAGCTCTCCCGGACCGGATCCGGCCACCTGGACGGCATGCGCTCCGACGTGCTCGAGCTGGTCAAAGACCTGCGCCCGGGGGCGATCCGCTGGCCGGGCGGGAACTTCACCTCGGCCTATCACTGGGAGGACGGCATCGGCCCGCGCGATCAGCGCCCCGCGCGGCGGGAGCTGGCCTGGGGCGAGATCGAGACCAACCGCTTCGGGACCGACGAGTTCCTGGCCTGGTGCGAGGCCGTCGGGGCCGACGCCTACCTCGCCCATTCCGCGCGCGACGTCGACGAGGCGGTGCGCTGGGTCGACTACACCAACGGCCGAGGGGACACCGCCATGGCCCGGGCCCGCCGGGCGAACGGCCGCGAGGACCCCTGGCGGGTGCGGTACTGGGGCGTCGGCAACGAGGTGTACGGGCCGTGGCAGATGGGCCATCGCGGCGCCGAGCGGTACGCCGAGGACGCCGCCGAGCACGCCCGCTTCATGCGCGCCGTCGACCCGGGCATCGAGCTGGTCGGCGTGGGCATCCCCTGGGACCAGGAACGCTGGACCACCCCGCTGCTGGCGAAGGCGGGGCGCTTCCTGGACCATCTCTCGCTGCACCACTACGGAGCCAGCAACCACCTGATCACCGGTGACGACTACGACGACGTCGTCGCCCAGTCGCTGTTCTTCGAACGGGAGATCTCCCGCTACTCCCAGCTGGTCACCGACATCTCCGCCCGGGTGGGTCTGGACCGGGTGCCGCAGCTGGTGATCGACGAATGGAACATGCGCCACCTCGAACCGGCGTCCTGGCCCGAACCGCAGGCCGGGGCCGACGGCGGCATCGCGGAGCGGGACACCCCCGCGGTCGACGGGCTCCCGCAGCACACGCGCGTCAGCCGCTACAGCCCGCGAACGCTGGGCGACGCCGTGTTCTCGGCCGGGGTCTTCCAGGCCATCCATCGCAGCGTCGGCGATGCCTCGGCCGTGACCATGGCCAACCCGGTGAACCTGCTCAACGCCAACGGCATCGTGGTGGCTCGCCCGGAGGGTGCCTTCGGCTCGACGCTCTACCACGTGTGGCACCTGTACCGGCACCACACCGGCCGCACCGTGCTGCCGGCGACGGTCGATGGGCCCGCGCGGTCCACGAACGTCCGTCTGGGCGACAGCCGGGATCCGGAGGGCAACCAGCCCACCTCCCCGATGACGGTCCCGTACCTCGACGTGGTCGCCACCCGCGCGGACGACGGGTCGATCCGGCTGGTCGTCGTCAACCGCCACCGCTCGCAGTCGATCCGGCTGCGCCCGGTGCTGGACGGCTCCGCCGACGCCACTCCGTCGCGGGCCCGCATCCGGTCCCTCGGCGGTGACGTGACGGATCTGAACGCGTCCAACAGCCTCTCCGCGCCGGAGACGGTCGCCGTGCGCGACCTCGGCGACGTCGAGGCCGACGGGGGAGCGTGGGTGGTGCCGCCCCACTCCGTCAGCGTGCTGACGCTGGCCGGGGCCAGAGCCTGA